The segment AAAGTGATCATTACTCATACGTTTTCTTTCTAGTCTAGATGTTAAGAGATTGGTTTACAGAAACTGTGAATACTTGAGAGAAAGAGTGAATTACCACTTTTCCTACTcacctttaaaaatatatatatttcgaGCTTAAAGCATTTTACTACCTCCAGAGTGCAAACGGTCAATGTGCTGTACCTTTTGAATCTTAACTTTCCTCGACTCATTGCTCTAGTAAAAAACTTTTTGCAAGCGGTTTTCAGTTTGCGTTATGTTACAAATCTCTTCTGTTTTACATGATACATCtgtccatttctgtatttttttgttgaaaaatacttttgtcaTCTAACACTTGCTTCAAATACTGTATCGGTTTGGAAAGATGAATTAATGATTCAGGCAAAGAAGAATAGGCAGATAtgtatttttaagaaaaaaaatacaggtaTGCTGGAATTACAGAATATACAGTTACTGAATTAATTGTACATGCATAGAGAATTCATAAGAACAGCcccttattatatatattatgatgTTATATTACATCTGCAAAGTTTATTAGATCCTCTTCCTGGGCTGTGAGATGTAACAGTACTTTTAATGGTTTAAAACACAGGAGAAGGAAGCtatattcattttgcatttctttcaaaCCACTGCGTTCCAAACTATTCACTGCAAACAATTGATTTTTGCATCAAGCATTAGTTTGAAAACTATCCTTACAATAAATCAGATTCCTCCACTGAGCCTTTTTATTTAAGATTTGATTGTGATTGTGAATGCAGCAGGAAATAAGAATTTCTGATCCACTAACAGAAGTTTCAGCCTACACAAATCAGAAAAGTTGCATATCATAAGGcagcatttaaatatattcaaaaaagTAATACCAAAAACAGTTATGTAATGTCGTCGGTTTAAAATGTACCATTAATCATTGCTGCGGTGTCAGTGGCACAACATAATTGATTGTTTGCTGCAGCGCATCATGAAACAATCAATAACTCGTCTGTTAGGTGGAATTTCACAAACCTTCCGTCTGTAAACCAATACCACCGCGTGGGCTTCATGTATAAAGTCACAGTGTAAAGCATCTGGACGTGACTGAACTCCATGTTTGAGTGTTTTAAAATAGATTTTTGGGGATTATAGCATTTACTAATTGCAACTCTCATCCTTTAACTACTGGTGGTCTGGTGCTTTGGGAACTGGTGGTTCCAAAGCACAAGGCTGACtttttttggaaagataaaatattttgcaaaagGATCTTATTCTCTGCCAATCACATGGTTCCTCTCGACACATTTCCCAGCGTTTTTTTGCTTTGTGCAGCGACCCCCCTCGTCGGCTGGTCTGTGAGGCAATAGCTGGGGGCCGCTGGTATTTCTACGTCGTTCCTCGCCATTCCAAAAATGGtcaattattttgttattggcctaaaaacaacaacatggccaTGGCCATGATCCAAGACGTCAGGGCTAAATCAAAACCTCTTATACACAGTCTATGGCTGGAGGCGCATTGCCATGGCCTGATAACTGACATCTTTGTTTCAATAGTCTTAGTGATGCATGAGAACATGGTGAAATTTGCAAACCTTCTTctattgtttttcctttgtttggtcCCCGATCAACGCAGTGACGTAACCATGGCGTTAGCTGCAAAGGGTCTATCGATCCCTGGTGGTTCTTAATGACAAGTAATCTCTTTTTAGATAAAGGAAAACAACCATCAAATCACTAGTCTGTTGGACTTTGATTATACACCACAAGCCCCTCTTTGCCTCAGATGGACCATGACCTCCTCAGAGTCTACTCAGAGACACAATCTGGTGTGCTGAGGTTCAGAGACAGACTATTGCTCTCTGTCATATCAGGACTTATATTTGAAACACGGTGATGCCGATGGTTAGAGTTCAGAGGGGGATGAACACATCACAGGGTTTGACCCGCCCACAATGTTGGGATCTATATAGTGATGGACTGTTCCCCATTGTTTTCAATTTATGGAGGCAAGTGACCAGAATCAGCATGTCCTCCATTAGCAAGCAGCTGTCTTCCATCAGCTGTGCAGGTAAgttgagatttatttttgtttctatgATCACATAATttcgtctttctttcatttgaacTGGGGCTGAAACAAtcagatttatttatattatttatttataacttaATTGTTGTGGCCATATATAATTCATCATGATGATATCGGCCATAGATAATTTGATATTATCACATGTGTATTAttaagatgttttaaaaaaaataaaaatgtttttgtcttttaaggCAAGaggccttcttcctcctccgctgaGATCCGATTGGTTTTGCTCGGGGAGACTGGCAGTGGAAAAAGCTCCACCGCCAACTCCATCTTGGGCCGTAAGGTCTTCGACGCAAAGGTTAGCAGCTCCTCCGTCACCCGACGCTGCTGCGCCGTCTCTGGAGAGTTTCGTGGGCGACACTTAAAGATCCTCGACACTCCGGGTCTTCTGGACACCAATCAGACCCCACAGGAGGTGCAGAAGGAGTTGAGGAGGAGTGTTAGCCTCCTGTACCCAGGCCCCCATGTGTTCCTTCTTGTTATCCGGATTGGGAGGTTCACTCGGGGGGCGAATGAGGCCGTGCGGCAGATAAAACAGGCAATAGGTTTCCATGCTTTGAATTTCTCCGTGGTGGTTTTTACCCACGGAGACCTTCTGGAAGAGAGGACATCCATAAAGCATTGTCTAATAGACGTGTCCAAGGATTTAGCCGAGTTGGTGGGCGGATGTGGCGGCAGGTACTGCGTCTTCAACAACCAGACTTACAAGAAGGATCAGGTGTCAGAGCTGCTTGTCTTGGTGGACAACATGATGCAGAGTAATGGAGGAACGTGCTACGGCAGCAAGATGCTCcagaaagcagaggaggatCTGACtcgggagctgcaggaggagaggcggcTGCTGATAGGTAAGGAGGAGCTGTACAACAAGCAGGAGGCGGCCATAAGAGAGTTTTATGAAAAACAGCTACAGATGGTTCAGCTAAAAAACaagagggagacggaggagctggagaaaaaacaggagctggagcagcagaaggGGGAGAAAATGGCAAACGATCTGCAGGAGGCCTTTAGACAAGTAGTGGAGGACTAtgacaagaaggagaaggaggggaggataCAGGAGATGGTGAGAGTGATGGAGATacgtaaagaggaggaggagaagagggccTCTCTTCAAGAAGCGCTCGACAAAGTCACTAAAACACTTGAGGAGCAGGAAGAACAGGTGCAGAGAATGAGAAGAGCAATGGAGGAGAAGATCCAACAggatgaaaagaaggagaaggagagggaactTCTGCAAATACAGAAAGAGCAGGCCATCATccagagggaggagatgaggagagacgCTCTGGAAAAAGAGCTGGATGAGGTCACccagtgcttggaggagcagagcaCGAGGGAGGGGGACAGGAAAAAGCAAATGGAGGACCTGCTCCGACGCGAGAGGGAGGAGcgcaaaagagaaaaagagattcAGCTGGAGAACCAGAGAGCGGAGAATAGGAGAGCCACGGCCCTCAAGCACGAGCTGAAACTGGCCAGGGCGGAGGTTGCGCAACATAAAGTGAGTGAGGAAAACCTCAAGAGACAGCTGGAGGAGatcctgcagagggagagagaaaggaaggacACGGAAATGCATACTTtgaaaaagcagtttgacaagAAGTTGTGCAACAAGACGACCCATAAGAAGCCTGCGGAGAGACACGGTACCATGACGACTGTTGCTGGATATGCACATGAGATGGGACTGGTGGGGCTGAACGCAGCTTTACAGACTGTCAGAGCTCCCTGCTGTATACAGTAACACACTGTGGATTTATCATTTCAAAGCACAAATAAACGCATTGTTGCTGTGATCTTTTCATGCAAATGTCGAGGTACACTATAGTGTGACCTCAAAATTGTTATTAGATTGAACCTTTAATTCACTTGGAAAGGGCATTTAAATGAAAGCAAtgggatttcaacaaaacaGATTTAATTCCAGTGTGTCCTAAATCAGCAAATGTACGAAAATAGTACACGCTCTCAAAAATCCCAGAGATAATCTGATTATCAACTCCCAGCCTCTGGTTTGAACCGCCTGTCTCCGACTCCACGATCTAGATGTGTATTCAAACAAAACCCTGCAGCCATTAAAGATCAAATATGGCGTGCAGTGCTATTTTAAGTGCTCCTCACCGGTGCTTCAACTTCAGCTGTGCCATCTGGTCCTGCCCCCGGGCCAAAAAGATCTGCTTTtatccacgtgtgtgtgtgtgtgtgtgtgagagagagagggagctgtCCATGGTAAATGATTCTACTACAAACAGCTGGTTAGCTTATATTAGCATAAAGTCTGGAAAGGGGGGTAAGTCAAGAGGTAAATCACCACTAGCAAAATGATGTGATCATAAAGTTTGAGCTATTTGGCTGCATTTACATCATAGAACAAAGAAGGTAAAGTTCCCTCAGCGCCTAAAGCAGGGTTTTACTTTTCCAATGTCAGTGCAGTATTTAACGTTTAAACGCAAATCAGTAGGACGTCCTGGTACTTTTGTCATTCTGCATTTGACCTACTACGCAATGGGACATGCTCAATCTTTTTCCGGCTTAATTGTTTGAGTTTTAGTGGTTGTTGTAACACATAGAACCTTTATTCCCAAAGACCAGGTCGTGACCCACCATTTGGAATATTTCCTATTAGTTCACATCCTCCTCAGTGCAGCTGTTCTTAATCACCTCAAGTTAGTAATAAAGgacatacaaaataaaccataaACCAATACACTGATTCCAATACACTGTGGCCTTTCCTTCTTGAGAAGATATTTCCAGCCCATTGCTCATGTCTCTCCTATTCTTTGAATATTGTGCCTGATATTTCTGTCTTGAGTGACGTCAGATGTCCCAGAATGCCTTGTCGAAGTTTGAGATCACAGGTACATAAGTGTCCACTAAATGTCCAGTTTGGTGTGCTGCTCGTGCTGTTTTTGAATGTTCTGTTTACTTTTTATTCGAGTTGTTCATCAATAAAAGCATCCAAAACAAGTTGATGTGTCAATGTCTCCAAGCAGAAAGCATGGAGGACGTGGAAAGGAAGTGAGATCATCTTAAAAGACTTGAATCCTGAATCATTTCAGTTCTCTTTTCTCAACCACGTGGTGTGACACAACTGAAATGATTCagtcctttttaaatgtatgaactGATTTGATTTGTTCATAACAGTTACCAGTTGTCTCTCTGTATCTCTCAATGTTTAACTTTCTACTGTCCAGCATTACCTTGATTTGGATCATTCATGTTTGTATGCaattatgttgcattttgccagagTGCTGAATTATAACACACTCTTGTTGAAAAGAGCTGAATAATAAAACCGAAGTGATTACTGCAGCCTAACGTCGCCCTTTAGCCCCGTCCTCTGTCACAACAGAACTAATGGCGCGCCGGGACTTAAATAAACACAAGGGCTCCTATTTAAAAGGTCTTGGTCTTCTCTGTCAAACTTCTGTGCGCTGCGCGCGTTGTCGCGGCACCAGCTGGCGGTGCGCGTGTTCACGCTGTAAATCTGCGCTGCGCTCGGAGCGGCAGCAAAGATCCGTCCGCGTGGAGCGGGACGCGCGCTCAACACTCTAAAGGGACTCTATTTTCTGTTAATGGAACGAACGGATGGATTTATTCTCTTCATTCTAGAGTGTCAAATGGCCGAGTGCGGGACCAGGCGATGACAAACACGACTGCCTTGGCTCTGGTAGGAGCCAGCAGCCCGGAGGAGTCACCAAAGCACCGAGCGCTCACCGGCTGCGTCCTGGCGGTCCTTATCGTCTGGACGCTTTTCGGCAACTTCACGGTGTGCGTCGCCGTCTGTCGCTTCCGGCACCTGCGCGCCAAAGTCACTAACATCTTCATCGTATCCCTGGCCCTGTCGGACCTTCTGGTTGCCGTGCTGGTTATGCCGTGGAAAGCCGCGGCCGAAGTCGCCGGCTTCTGGCCGTTCGGTGAGTTCTGCAAGACCTGGCTGGCCTGCGACATTATGTGTTCCACTGCCTCCATCCTCAACCTGTGCGTCATCAGCGTGGATCGATACTGGGCCATCTCCAGCCCGTTCCTCTACGAGAGGAGTATGAACAAGAAGGTGGCGTCCGTGATGATTGGCGTGACGTGGACGGTCTCCGTGGTCATCTCCTTCGTGCCCGTGCAGCTGAACTGGCACCGCGCGGATGCAGCTGACCCGTCCGCGGAGGATCCGGCGCCTCGCGGGCAGAGCGGCGTCGGCGGGAGCTGTGACTCCAGCTTGAGCCGCACGTacgccatctcctcctccctcatcaGCTTCTACATCCCCGTGGCTGTCATGATCGTCACGTACACCCGCATCTACCAGATAGCCCAGATGCAGATCCGGATGATATCCTCCCTGGAGCGGGCGGCGGAGCACGCGCAGAATTGCCGCTCGAGCGTACCTGAGCTGTGCCCTCACCTGTGCACGGAATTGGGCGCGAACTCATATCAGTCCCACATCGGTGTTCATCCCGAGTCTCAGCGCCCCATGGAGTCGCACCGGGAGCTCAAAGTCTCCATCCGAAGCGAGACTAAGGTCCTCAAAACTCTGGGCATCATCATGGGGGTTTTTGTGTGCTGCTGGTTGCCATTCTTTGTCCTGAATTGCGCACTGCCCTTCTGTCCCGGGCCCAAGGCCCCGGGGTCCCGGCGCGGCCCCCATTGCGTCGACGAGAAAACCTTCGACGTCTTCGTGTGGATCGGCTGGAGCAACTCATCCCTCAACCCGGTCATCTACGCGTTCAACGCGGACTTCCGGGACGCCTTCGTGCGCCTGCTGTGCTGCCGCGGACGCGGCTGCTTGACCGCGGCGGTGGGGACGGCGATGGCGAGCAACGAGGCCGGGCGCCCGAGGCGCGAGAGCCGGCTGAACGTGAAGCCGGACGCCTCCTGTGCCACGACGGTCAGAGGGAGCGAGGACAGCGGGAACACGCACGTGACCGTGTTGTACCACAGAGGTACCACAGCGGAGCAGGTGACGGACACCGAGGAGGGCCGCGACAACGGCGGACTCACGCGGATACCGATCTGAGAGACACCACGTGTGTGACGACACGGGACACAACAGGCGGACAAGGTGGGACGCGTGAGCCCCTGATGCTGCAGGACAGGGAAGGAAACAAAGCTAAATGTACCCCAGAGGTCATCAAGGTTTACCAAAAAAATGCTCCATTTTATAGATTACAGGTTACCAAATACCAGCATCATGTCTATTTTTACCCCTTGTAAATGAAATCAGGTTAAAGAGAAACTTGGTATTTGGCCCATGTAGGACAGTGGAAGTCTCTGCTGTGCAGTGTGGGAACTATTGTGTGCATGATCTGTTTTTGGTGGCAAACGAGTTTCCCCTCTGGGGATTTAAAAAGCTTTTCTAATCTaattctaatctaatctaaaacTGGGACAGGTGCCACCCCCTTCCCCTCATTTATAGCATTTAGATTAGAGTCGTTGTTGTGCATTGACTTTACATTCACATGTAACGTGCATATGTCATTCTTCTCATTCAGGTCAGGATTTCTCTGAATCAACTTGAATTATGTAACTAACTCCCACTAGCAACCGTCAGCTGTGCCATTTCATGTGGATGCACtgtgcactccccccccccccctctctctctccccccaccttTATCCactgaaagaaacaaacatgaatAATTTGTGAAGGTTGTTCCTGTGAAAGATGACCACGGAAGCGTTCACAGGGACAGCCCCCCCGCCCACAGGTCAACATCTGTTCTCTTCTGTTTA is part of the Pungitius pungitius chromosome 9, fPunPun2.1, whole genome shotgun sequence genome and harbors:
- the LOC119217573 gene encoding GTPase IMAP family member 4-like; translated protein: MSSISKQLSSISCAGKRPSSSSAEIRLVLLGETGSGKSSTANSILGRKVFDAKVSSSSVTRRCCAVSGEFRGRHLKILDTPGLLDTNQTPQEVQKELRRSVSLLYPGPHVFLLVIRIGRFTRGANEAVRQIKQAIGFHALNFSVVVFTHGDLLEERTSIKHCLIDVSKDLAELVGGCGGRYCVFNNQTYKKDQVSELLVLVDNMMQSNGGTCYGSKMLQKAEEDLTRELQEERRLLIGKEELYNKQEAAIREFYEKQLQMVQLKNKRETEELEKKQELEQQKGEKMANDLQEAFRQVVEDYDKKEKEGRIQEMVRVMEIRKEEEEKRASLQEALDKVTKTLEEQEEQVQRMRRAMEEKIQQDEKKEKERELLQIQKEQAIIQREEMRRDALEKELDEVTQCLEEQSTREGDRKKQMEDLLRREREERKREKEIQLENQRAENRRATALKHELKLARAEVAQHKVSEENLKRQLEEILQRERERKDTEMHTLKKQFDKKLCNKTTHKKPAERHGTMTTVAGYAHEMGLVGLNAALQTVRAPCCIQ
- the LOC119217821 gene encoding D(1) dopamine receptor-like, encoding MTNTTALALVGASSPEESPKHRALTGCVLAVLIVWTLFGNFTVCVAVCRFRHLRAKVTNIFIVSLALSDLLVAVLVMPWKAAAEVAGFWPFGEFCKTWLACDIMCSTASILNLCVISVDRYWAISSPFLYERSMNKKVASVMIGVTWTVSVVISFVPVQLNWHRADAADPSAEDPAPRGQSGVGGSCDSSLSRTYAISSSLISFYIPVAVMIVTYTRIYQIAQMQIRMISSLERAAEHAQNCRSSVPELCPHLCTELGANSYQSHIGVHPESQRPMESHRELKVSIRSETKVLKTLGIIMGVFVCCWLPFFVLNCALPFCPGPKAPGSRRGPHCVDEKTFDVFVWIGWSNSSLNPVIYAFNADFRDAFVRLLCCRGRGCLTAAVGTAMASNEAGRPRRESRLNVKPDASCATTVRGSEDSGNTHVTVLYHRGTTAEQVTDTEEGRDNGGLTRIPI